A window of the Eremothecium cymbalariae DBVPG#7215 chromosome 5, complete sequence genome harbors these coding sequences:
- the RAM1 gene encoding protein farnesyltransferase (similar to Ashbya gossypii ADR275W), with protein MRGNLNKIKFINQKLLGRKRSIVEIGTNQVENVVDMADGSLVVEPQYSTETIEQRREVIKDCQKLYNQFEDVEATLNVKMHKLYCDYSFTNTLPSRLTALDASQPWLLYWVGNSLKVMDETWFTEDYKRRIGEKIFAVMPDGGPFPGGLGQEPHLMTGYSTIGALCLCENYNDFWGRINTKAIYDWLMTLKTPDGGFKTTQPVGEVETRSMYTALSVASLLGIMTDELTNDCVEFLVKCQTYEGGFGGSPQEDEAHGGYTYCAVASLAILGALDKINIPKLMEWCSTRQYNEEKGFSGRSNKLVDGCYSFWIGGSAAILDAYGYGNCFDKKGLENYILKCCQQENRPGLKDKPGANPDFYHTNYCLLGLSVAQYDFKSTGGDPSEIECTPIGKPMVNAINPIYGIPVKDVRKFKSYFKK; from the coding sequence ATGAGAGGTAATCTAAACAAGATTAAGTTCATTAATCAAAAGTTATTGGGCAGGAAACGGTCCATTGTAGAAATCGGAACTAATCAAGTTGAAAACGTCGTAGATATGGCTGATGGAAGCTTGGTTGTGGAGCCTCAGTACAGTACAGAGACAATAGAGCAACGAAGGGAAGTTATTAAGGACTGTCAGAAGCTTTATaatcaatttgaagatgttgagGCGACTTTGAATGTTAAAATGCACAAGCTTTATTGTGATTATAGTTTTACTAATACGTTGCCTTCTAGGTTAACAGCGTTGGATGCATCCCAGCCTTGGCTGTTGTACTGGGTAGGGAACAGTCTGAAGGTGATGGATGAGACGTGGTTTACTGAAGATTATAAGAGGCGGATTGGTGAGAAGATTTTTGCTGTGATGCCTGATGGTGGCCCCTTCCCTGGCGGTTTGGGGCAGGAGCCACATCTTATGACAGGGTATTCTACAATTGGGGCGTTATGCCTATGTGAAAACTACAACGATTTTTGGGGCAGGATTAATACCAAAGCAATATATGACTGGTTAATGACGTTAAAGACTCCTGACGGCGGTTTCAAAACCACGCAACCTGTTGGTGAGGTTGAGACAAGGAGTATGTATACGGCGCTTAGTGTAGCATCGTTATTAGGAATTATGACCGATGAATTGACAAACGATTGTGTAGAATTTCTTGTGAAGTGTCAAACTTATGAGGGTGGCTTTGGTGGTTCTCCTCAGGAAGATGAGGCTCATGGGGGGTACACCTACTGTGCTGTCGCAAGCCTGGCGATATTGGGTGCGTTGGACAAAATTAACATCCCCAAGCTAATGGAATGGTGCAGCACACGCCAATACAACGAAGAAAAAGGCTTCTCCGGTAGGTCCAACAAGTTGGTTGACGGTTGTTACTCGTTTTGGATAGGCGGTAGTGCTGCAATTTTAGATGCTTATGGCTATGGAAACTGTTTCGATAAGAAAGGCCTGGagaattatattttaaaatgcTGTCAGCAAGAAAACCGTCCAGGTTTGAAAGATAAGCCGGGAGCAAACCCAGACTTTTACCACACCAATTACTGCCTTCTAGGTTTATCAGTGGCCCAGTATGACTTTAAATCTACTGGTGGTGATCCCTCTGAAATAGAGTGCACACCAATTGGCAAACCGATGGTCAATGCCATCAATCCTATATACGGAATCCCTGTAAAGGACGTTAGAAAATTTAAATcttattttaaaaagtaa
- the RIM13 gene encoding Rim13p (similar to Ashbya gossypii ADR274C): MRCETIQGTKELDLWGELRDLYWSFYIENKLDQVKFETFVRNVKENGDDDLIRALVAFDNKRKKCEFNDRFEWLTLKVNGRKYPPIDVQDAGLLCWNDPAEFKYTPAQLSSYGFLAAPVDDDVDVVRQHPMIENCSMVCSLINAKRVCGYASMVRCSCNVQQVNLYFNGAKRLISIPYAQVRQDSTKKQLSVISSDFRDKLIEQAYFEVMQNFNYDSQGSNTAIDTYRLIGWMPLVVELDEVDFEYVRNYYEGGAVISLGTHSHCNASNTVLRKNHDYVVTSIHEMNFSICDPLISEKPIVLSWDAVQSMFHLIYINWDPRNFYKIYKKLHFRYNCDTHGRFNSWLNKPAFDISNQSKTDQKVYIVFENHVSNEKNVSSVVAVVSTLKLITECERGNNIGFQWLEFTIPAQCSRIVFYHSETTLNCTLHMFHNSEATKVSKWNPEMSENLAIIEDSWTPESSPGSIGFSPTYFKNPAFQFDVKCTESDHLYVNINVSWNSKNHVILEVYHADDYRYQKPIINEPRYSLPPSCCNEVLIDTNTKYVVICQTSEKSIHANMQLAIKAQNKNAIVSLKRTTLKYGGLRFHNKKELFPIGNHLKVPIIVSRPTSLHVTVYSTTGPLKIQCNVSVDESQELLVQDEGFISLDNRPYILPKFRAKPSTLMLHIYMENSHGNKALTVEIGSDFRISL; encoded by the coding sequence ATGAGGTGCGAAACGATACAGGGTACCAAGGAATTAGATTTGTGGGGTGAATTAAGGGATTTATACTGGTCTTTCTACattgaaaacaaacttGATCAAGTTAAGTTTGAAACGTTTGTTCGGAATGTCAAGGAAAATGGTGATGACGATTTAATACGTGCTTTAGTTgcttttgataataaacGGAAGAAATGTGAATTCAATGACAGGTTTGAGTGGCTGACACTGAAGGTAAATGGCAGAAAATATCCCCCAATAGATGTTCAAGACGCGGGGTTGCTGTGCTGGAATGACCCCGCTGAGTTTAAATATACGCCTGCACAATTATCATCTTATGGCTTTCTTGCAGCTCCagtagatgatgatgttgatgtaGTTCGGCAACATCCTATGATCGAGAATTGTTCTATGGTGTGCTCATTGATTAATGCTAAACGTGTATGCGGCTATGCATCTATGGTCCGGTGTAGCTGTAATGTGCAACAAGTCaatttatatttcaatGGGGCAAAACGTTTGATTTCTATCCCGTATGCACAGGTTCGACAGGATAGTACGAAGAAGCAATTGAGTGTTATATCCTCCGATTTTCGAGATAAACTTATAGAACAAgcatattttgaagttatgCAGAACTTCAATTATGATTCCCAGGGATCGAACACCGCTATAGACACTTACAGGCTTATTGGATGGATGCCGCTAGTTGTAGAGCtagatgaagttgattttgaatatgtTCGTAATTACTATGAAGGTGGTGCTGTCATTTCGTTGGGGACCCATTCTCATTGCAATGCTTCTAATACGGTATTACGTAAGAATCATGATTATGTTGTTACTAGTATTCATGAGATGAATTTCTCCATCTGTGATCCTCTTATATCTGAAAAACCGATTGTTCTTTCATGGGATGCTGTTCAAAGCATGTTTCATTTGATCTATATTAATTGGGATCCCAGAAACTTTTATAAAATTTACAAGAAGCTTCACTTTAGATACAATTGTGATACACATGGTCGTTTCAATTCGTGGCTGAATAAACCTGCCTTTGATATTTCTAATCAATCCAAAACAGATCAGAAAGTGTACATTGTGTTTGAAAATCATGTTTCAAATGAGAAAAATGTTAGCTCGGTCGTTGCTGTTGTGTCTACTTTAAAGCTGATAACTGAATGCGAAAGAGGTAATAACATTGGGTTCCAATGGCTCGAATTTACCATCCCTGCACAATGCTCAAGGATTGTTTTTTACCATTCCGAAACAACCCTGAATTGCACTCTGCATATGTTTCATAACTCCGAAGCTACCAAAGTGTCCAAGTGGAACCCTGAAATGAGTGAAAATTTAGCGATTATTGAAGATAGCTGGACTCCTGAATCTAGCCCAGGTTCTATTGGGTTTAGTCCAACTTATTTTAAGAATCCTGCATTTCAATTTGATGTAAAGTGCACAGAATCAGACCATTTATATGTAAATATCAACGTTTCCTGGAACTCTAAGAACCATGTCATCTTAGAGGTATACCATGCCGATGACTATCGTTACCAAAaaccaataataaatgaacCGAGATATTCCTTACCACCAAGTTGCTGCAATGAGGTGCTCATAGATACGAACACTAAGTACGTGGTGATATGCCAAACAAGTGAAAAGTCTATACATGCAAATATGCAACTCGCGATTAAAGcacaaaataaaaatgcTATCGTCTCTCTTAAAAGAACCACACTCAAATATGGTGGGTTACGATTTCACAACAAAAAGGAACTCTTTCCTATTGGAAATCATTTGAAAGTCCCTATAATTGTTTCAAGACCAACATCACTCCATGTAACAGTCTATTCAACTACTGGGCctttaaaaattcaatgTAATGTATCTGTAGATGAATCACAGGAGCTGCTGGTGCAAGATGAAGGTTTTATCAGCCTTGATAACAGGCCTTATATTTTACCAAAGTTTCGGGCAAAACCATCCACACTTATGCTACACATTTATATGGAAAATAGCCACGGCAATAAGGCCTTGACGGTGGAAATTGGTTCTGATTTTAGGATATCTTTGTAG
- the UBX3 gene encoding clathrin-mediated endocytosis regulator UBX3 (similar to Ashbya gossypii ADR276W): protein MLTEFFQRFLNSQQPTFTPLPGSFPEDEATEPERQRYSVARVQSKLMNILLTPPLMIIYIVFGVMLFIANTLKPVKKLAEYYDNMRIKHSTEHKNQLRTLVETLIQDSARSISPDVVASNSPITHTFSYLYNLQNGIMLPQIVQGGYTDLLRTCTEQGKFALIYLHNPLLFYSLDYVRQVLSNDDVVGMMRRYQVMLWFGDITTPEGLQVANTLKVRQFPFIGFLTIKNDAKFEIICRIEGRLFDFNVASLELKLQQSYSKLIQLRQQRQNRELHRLMVEQDYRFHETLRHDQDRYQVRSGLGENEQQMFDQERIKKEWLLWRKSTLYPEPLQGDICRLNIRTNGGRIVRKFDASLPIEEIYAYVELYMNGMLFSAETYDRPSPPNYNYIYSFKLITPAPRVELDNTKLIRDESAIYPSGTVIVEPPDI from the coding sequence ATGCTCACAGAGTTTTTTCAGCGGTTTCTGAATTCTCAGCAACCTACGTTTACTCCACTCCCAGGTAGTTTTCCTGAGGATGAAGCAACAGAACCAGAACGTCAACGATACAGTGTTGCAAGAGTGCAATCTaaattgatgaatataCTGCTTACTCCTCCATTGATGATAATTTACATTGTTTTCGGTGTTATGCTGTTCATTGCTAATACTCTAAAGCCAGTTAAAAAGTTAGCCGAGTATTATGATAATATGCGTATCAAACATTCCACGGAACATAAGAATCAGCTTCGAACTTTGGTAGAAACTCTAATTCAGGATAGTGCACGTTCTATTTCTCCCGATGTTGTTGCGTCTAATTCACCTATCACACATACGTTTTCTTACCTTTACAATCTGCAGAACGGAATCATGTTACCACAAATAGTACAAGGGGGATATACTGATTTACTTAGGACATGCACCGAACAAGGTAAGTTTGCGCTTATCTACTTACATAACCCTCTTTTATTCTATTCGTTGGATTATGTCAGACAGGTTTTGTCAAATGACGACGTTGTGGGTATGATGAGAAGATACCAAGTAATGCTATGGTTTGGTGATATAACAACTCCCGAGGGTCTTCAAGTCGCGAATACCTTAAAAGTAAGACAATTCCCATTTATTGGGTTTCTTACTATAAAGAATGACGCCAAATTCGAGATTATCTGTCGTATTGAAGGCAGATTGTTCGATTTTAACGTGGCATCTCTGGAACTTAAGTTGCAGCAGTCGTATTCCAAACTAATTCAATTGAGACAGCAGAGGCAAAATAGAGAGTTGCACCGCTTGATGGTAGAGCAAGATTATAGATTCCATGAAACCCTACGACACGATCAAGATAGGTATCAAGTTAGAAGCGGGCTCGGAGAAAATGAACAGCAGATGTTTGATCAGGAGCGTATAAAAAAGGAATGGCTATTGTGGCGGAAGTCCACCCTATATCCAGAACCGTTGCAGGGGGATATATGTCGGCTAAACATCCGGACTAATGGGGGGCGTATTGTCAGGAAGTTTGATGCTTCTTTGCCTATTGAAGAGATATATGCCTATGTAGAGCTATACATGAACGGCATGCTATTCAGTGCCGAGACATATGATCGCCCAAGCCCGCCAAATTACAATTATATCTACAGCTTCAAATTAATAACGCCTGCCCCTCGAGTGGAGCTCGATAATACAAAATTGATTAGGGACGAAAGTGCTATTTACCCATCTGGGACTGTGATTGTTGAACCGCCtgatatataa